A single genomic interval of Armigeres subalbatus isolate Guangzhou_Male chromosome 1, GZ_Asu_2, whole genome shotgun sequence harbors:
- the LOC134207165 gene encoding uncharacterized protein LOC134207165: protein MTSNASAPMDHHFHNEDLPSLLFRIIPVVLYSGSNKVATYAFLDEGSNISMIERQLAAKLDVTGYRQPLCLKWTGNVTREENDSHRIVVEISGTDQRAPKYIMSDVRTVDSLDLPKQSLSIKKLAERFKHLRNLSIKEYYDVTPQLFIGADNLKLAVPLKVREGLLWKYDDFEFSDSYPMAVERLQCLERRLAKDPMLKKNVQKQIYEYEQKGYAHRASPEELNSGDLRRVWYLPLGAVTNPRKPGKIRLIWDASAKVDGVSLNSMLLKGPDQMTLLPAVLFRFRQKPVAVSADIKEMFHQVRIRPEDRHSQRFVYRTDPTSPPETYLMNVATFGSTCSPATAQFVKNKNANQFIHEYPRAVQGIIHNHYTNSRNGCSAFTGILKPTNFDSTRHCRKILPIYEPTKRQLARCVMPFFDPQGFLAPYLIFGKVLLQDTWRDGTGWDQQICDGTFKRWKEWISMLDNINHVSIPRCYFSKGDLSTLEMHTFVDASETAYSCVSYFRIANPYGIAEVAFVAAKTKVAPLKPTTIPRLELMACVLGVRLAKYVVDGHSLAVQEHFFWSDSEVAMSWINADPRKYRPFVAFRVGEILEKSNREEWRWISSKLNPADEATKWGSGPYFDKGSIWYSGPVEFLRYPAPRWPPRKTCEVVTDEIRACYAHHESQTPVQLLNVEKFSSWKKMLRVMAYVCRFVDNCRTPAMGRRNGHLTQLEFQKAEECLFRAVQWESYTDEMATLTSNQLLPVQDRQPLEKSSLLYKTSPMLDTAGILRVDGRIGAVQNVPHDMKFPIILPKGHRLTLLVLDDLHRKLLHANNETVVNEARQRYYIAQLRTQVRYW, encoded by the exons ATGACTTCAAATGCGTCGGCACCAATGGACCACCATTTCCACAACGAAGATCTTCCATCGctattgtttcgaataattccCGTCGTCTTATACAGTGGATCTAACAAGGTAGCTACGTACGCGTTTCTCGATGAGGGGTCCAATATCTCGATGATCGAACGACAGTTAGCAGCGAAGCTTGATGTGACTGGCTACCGGCAACCGCTGTGTCTAAAATGGACTGGCAACGTGACGAGGGAAGAAAATGATTCACACCGGATAGTTGTAGAGATTTCTGGAACTGATCAACGAGCGCCGAAGTATATTATGTCCGATGTAAGAACCGTTGATTCACTTGACCTGCCCAAGCAAAGTTTGTCAATCAAGAAGCTAGCTGAAAGGTTCAAACATCTGCGAAATCTATCTATTAAGGAATACTACGACGTTACACCTCAGTTATTTATTGGGGCTGACAATCTGAAGCTGGCTGTACCACTCAAGGTAAGAGAAG GTCTGTTGTGGAAATACGACGATTTTGAATTTTCCGACAGCTATCCCATGGCAGTTGAGCGGCTACAATGTCTGGAGCGCAGGTTAGCCAAAGATCCGATGCTCAAGAAGAATGTCCAGAAGCAGATCTATGAATATGAGCAAAAGGGTTATGCACACCGTGCGTCACCTGAGGAATTGAATAGCGGGGATCTTCGTCGCGTGTGGTATTTACCGCTGGGAGCCGTGACCAACCCTAGAAAGCCAGGAAAGATACGGCTTATCTGGGACGCTTCAGCGAAAGTGGACGGTGTCTCCTTGAACAGCATGCTACTAAAAGGGCCGGATCAGATGACTCTACTGCCTGCGGTACTCTTTCGTTTCCGGCAAAAACCAGTCGCCGTGAGTGCCGACATAAAAGAAATGTTCCATCAGGTACGTATTCGTCCAGAGGACCGTCACTCGCAGCGGTTTGTGTACCGAACGGACCCAACATCGCCCCCGGAAACATATCTAATGAATGTGGCCACCTTTGGCTCAACTTGCTCCCCGGCCACCGCACAATTTGTAAAAAATAAGAATGCCAACCAGTTCATCCATGAGTACCCTAGGGCGGTGCAAGGAATCATCCACAATCATTAT ACAAACAGTCGGAACGGGTGCTCGGCATTCACTGGGATACTGAAGCCGACGAATTTCGATTCAACACGTCATTGCCGAAAGATATTACCCATCTACGAGCCAACGAAGCGTCAGCTGGCACGATGTGTTATGCCGTTTTTTGATCCTCAAGGATTTTTGGCACCATACTTGATATTCGGGAAAGTACTGTTGCAGGACACCTGGCGCGATGGAACTGGCTGGGATCAACAGATCTGCGACGGAACGTTCAAACGATGGAAGGAATGGATAAGTATGTTGGACAATATCAACCATGTGAGCATTCCAAGGTGCTACTTTTCCAAGGGCGATCTTTCAACATTGGAGATGCATACGTTTGTGGATGCCAGCGAGACAGCATATTCATGCGTCTCGTACTTCCGAATTGCGAATCCCTACGGAATAGCAGAGGTGGCATTTGTAGCAGCGAAGACCAAGGTAGCCCCTCTAAAACCAACAACCATTCCTCGTCTAGAGCTCATGGCATGTGTGCTGGGAGTACGGCTTGCCAAATACGTGGTCGATGGGCATTCACTAGCCGTTCAAGAACACTTTTTTTGGAGCGATTCCGAGGTTGCAATGAGCTGGATTAACGCGGATCCCCGAAAGTATCGGCCATTTGTTGCTTTTAGAGTGGGGgagattttggaaaaatcaaaTCGTGAAGAATGGCGCTGGATCTCGTCCAAGCTGAACCCAGCAGACGAGGCAACGAAGTGGGGATCAGGACCTTATTTCGACAAGGGTAGCATTTGGTACAGTGGACCCGTAGAATTTCTTCGCTATCCTGCACCTCGGTGGCCACCAAGGAAAACCTGTGAGGTGGTGACGGACGAAATACGGGCCTGTTATGCTCATCATGAATCGCAAACGCCGGTGCAATTGTTGAACGTCGAAAAGTTTTCCTCTTGGAAAAAGATGCTACGCGTGATGGCATATGTTTGTCGGTTCGTGGACAACTGTCGAACGCCAGCCATGGGTCGGAGAAACGGTCATCTAACACAGCTCGAGTTCCAGAAGGCGGAGGAATGTCTGTTTCGAGCAGTACAATGGGAGTCATACACCGACGAAATGGCTACTTTGACCAGTAATCAACTACTCCCAGTACAGGACCGCCAACCACTGGAAAAATCCAGCCTTCTCTATAAGACTTCGCCGATGTTAGATACTGCAGGGATATTGCGGGTAGATGGCAGAATCGGCGCGGTTCAAAACGTTCCGCACGACATGAAATTCCCGATCATTCTTCCGAAAGGACACCGTCTGACCTTGCTGGTTCTTGATGATCTGCATCGCAAGTTACTGCACGCCAACAATGAAACTGTCGTCAATGAAGCACGGCAGCGCTACTACATAGCACAATTGCGCACTCAAGTTCGCTATTGGTGA